A DNA window from Coffea arabica cultivar ET-39 chromosome 6c, Coffea Arabica ET-39 HiFi, whole genome shotgun sequence contains the following coding sequences:
- the LOC140008914 gene encoding uncharacterized protein isoform X3, with protein sequence MLSGCFTCTNGELHSICPRCCQCCLCPIKGKGNRFAASRCGTVRSSILRRIHIYMPHKRRRVRMSSASTFREQFKRFGCLCEKLLRKDE encoded by the exons ATGTTGAGTGGCTGCTTTACTTGCACGAATGGAGAATTACACTCTATTTG TCCCCGATGTTGCCAATGCTGTCTCTGTCCAATTAAAGGCAAGGGAAATAGGTTTGCAG cCAGTCGGTGTGGTACTGTTAGGTCCTCCATTCTTCGTCGTATCCATATTTATATGCCACATAAGCGCCGTCGAGTACGTATGAGCAGCG CAAGTACATTCCGAGAGCAGTTCAAACGATTTGGGTGCTTGTGCGAGAAACTACTTCGTAAAG ATGAATGA
- the LOC140008914 gene encoding uncharacterized protein isoform X2, translating into MENYTLFGAFWILSCLKFTCTCSPRCCQCCLCPIKGKGNRFAASRCGTVRSSILRRIHIYMPHKRRRVRMSSASTFREQFKRFGCLCEKLLRKDE; encoded by the exons ATGGAGAATTACACTCTATTTG GTGCATTTTGGATCCTAAGTTGCCTGAAATTCACTTGCACATGCAGTCCCCGATGTTGCCAATGCTGTCTCTGTCCAATTAAAGGCAAGGGAAATAGGTTTGCAG cCAGTCGGTGTGGTACTGTTAGGTCCTCCATTCTTCGTCGTATCCATATTTATATGCCACATAAGCGCCGTCGAGTACGTATGAGCAGCG CAAGTACATTCCGAGAGCAGTTCAAACGATTTGGGTGCTTGTGCGAGAAACTACTTCGTAAAG ATGAATGA
- the LOC113693270 gene encoding protein FAR1-RELATED SEQUENCE 7-like encodes MRSHRKVGKSDLQQVVVMQQAGIRTSHIMRLLAVQVRRYHTLGFHVTVMYNALNRQRQLAVGHEDNDSSIAFLSVCRDDYGCFDDVLVFDSTYNTNQYKFPLVVLCEEMRDMIISTFLKAMHGRKPIAVVTDGDKSMRKCIKNLMPIAKHRLCSFHLEMNAATNVREKEFLEAFKTCMFMNCIAEKFETRWAEVVRRFGLKDNESVNKMYRKRELWAMAFLRVFECLQTYDLVVACLRHEERRQKDVTEYSALVPAPHLHALEKHTGEVFTRSTFVVVRKEMKKQGLFCRINDTDDGITAVHFMKYLYNYSYHTVAYNRSTGHMKCSYLKIETHGLPCCHMFLAILFEELKMIPPNCIMKRWTWQAKEGVISNEAAQTTSTHLTEMFRYSTLVSATNDVCRHACKTADGFTNALELFQNESIRAKELQLKRHRGKGCAAVQGSNETMGERDWVKDPEVIASRDLR; translated from the exons ATGAGGTCTCATAGAAAGGTTGGGAAGTCGGACCTACAGCAGGTAGTAGTTATGCAACAAGCAGGCATAAGAACAAGTCACATTATGAGACTACTAGCTGTGCAGGTTAGAAGATACCACACCTTGGGATTCCATGTCACTGTTATGTACAATGCGCTAAATCGGCAGAGACAGCTAGCAGTTGGTCATGAGGACAACGATTCATCAATTGCATTCTTGTCAG TGTGTAGAGATGACTATGGATGTTTTGATGATGTGCTAGTGTTCGACAGCACGTATAATACGAACCAGTACAAATTTCCATTGGTTGTGCTGTGTGAG GAGATGAGGGATATGATTATAAGTACATTCTTAAAAGCAATGCATGGGAGGAAACCGATAGCAGTTGTGACTGATGGGGACAAGTCAATGCGAAAGTGCATTAAAAATTTAATGCCAATAGCTAAGCATAGACTTTGCAGCTTCCATTTGGAAATGAATGCAGCCACAAATGTAAGGGAAAAAGAGTTCTTGGAGGCATTCAAGACCTGCATGTTTATGAATTGTATAGCAGAAAAGTTTGAAACGAGGTGGGCAGAGGTTGTGAGACGTTTTGGGCTTAAAGATAATGAATCGGTTAACAAGATGTACCGGAAAAGGGAGCTGTGGGCTATGGCTTTCCTCAGAG TTTTTGAGTGTCTTCAAACATATGACTTGGTCGTGGCCTGTTTGCGACATGAGGAGAGGCGTCAAAAGGATGTGACAGAGTACAGTGCCCTTGTGCCAGCGCCACATTTACATGCACTGGAAAAACATACTGGTGAAGTGTTTACGAGATCCACATTCGTTGTGGTACGGAAGGAAATGAAGAAGCAGGGGCTATTTTGTAGGATTAATGACACAGATGATGGAATCACCGCTGTCCACTTCATGAAATATTTGTACAATTACTCGTATCATACTGTGGCCTATAACAGGTCCACGGGACATATGAAGTGCTCCTACTTGAAAATAGAAACACATGGGCTGCCTTGTTGTCACATGTTTCTTGCAATACTATTTGAGGAATTGAAAATGATCCCTCCAAACTGCATCATGAAAAGGTGGACTTGGCAGGCAAAGGAAGGGGTAATAAGTAATGAGGCGGCTCAAACAACTAGCACGCACCTCACAGAGATGTTCAGATATTCTACACTGGTTTCAGCCACTAATGATGTATGTAGGCATGCATGCAAGACGGCTGACGGATTCACAAATGCATTGGAACTATTCCAGAACGAGTCAATTCGAGCTAAAGAGCTGCAATTGAAGAGGCATAGAGGTAAGGGCTGTGCAGCTGTCCAGGGAAGTAATGAAACTATGGGTGAAAGGGATTGGGTTAAGGACCCCGAAGTGATTGCATCACGGGACCTGCGTTGA